Within the bacterium genome, the region CAACAGCGTTTCGTGGAGGTCTGCCGTGGTGAAGCGCAGGCGGAGTCAGAGCATGAAAAGGTCTGGTGGAAGTACCTCCAACGGCTCGAATGGGAGGCGGATCCGAGCAACCTTTCCACCAAGGGTCCTCCGCGAAAGGCGGCCGACATCAGCTTTGGCGGAAGTCGCGAGGAGCACAAGGCGATGAGGGCCGCCCAGTTCGCTGACCTGAGACGGAGGGACTGAGCGCAGTCCGTGCGCAAAGCCCTGCTCAAAGTCCCAAGACGAGAGGAATCCCGTCTTCGACTTCGGCGAGCGGGCCGCCGGAAAGCGCACCGACGCGCTCCAGGAGCCGGTTCTTGTCGATCGTCGCGACCTGCGAGACGTTGCCCACCGACGGCTTCGAGAGTCCGGCCTCCTGCTGGCAGCAGCGGACGTTGCCCGGCGCCTGGGCGAGAGCGTGGTTGGGGCCGATTTCGGTGTTCGGCTACAGAATTCGAGCCCATTCTACGTACTGGTATCTCCAGAGCCTGCCACCAGTGCAGGCTCTGGAGATCCAGATGGGCCGACCCGCGCGTTACATCCCCGAGAGAAAAGACGGCGTCCTCGTCGAGGTCACCAGCCGAGTGACCGGCGCTCGCGCGCTCCTGACGCCCGGTCCCGAACCTCGTCGATTCAACGAGGTCGTGGTCGGCGTCTTGGGCCGGGCTCTCGAGGTCTCGCCGTTAGAGCTCTGTTCGACGGTGTGGCTCGCGAATCACGCCCACCACTTGCTCATCGTCCGCGACCAGCGGA harbors:
- a CDS encoding type II toxin-antitoxin system PemK/MazF family toxin, producing MGPNHALAQAPGNVRCCQQEAGLSKPSVGNVSQVATIDKNRLLERVGALSGGPLAEVEDGIPLVLGL